From a region of the Fischerella sp. JS2 genome:
- a CDS encoding helix-turn-helix domain-containing protein produces the protein MVGVTQIEIVDSVEELEKLLRHQKQSRSKERIQALYLIKGQEMSVSEIAKILGKHRATVHRWLADYREGGIEAVVEFGTSSGRKRAIPDWAVSSLKKQLEQPEGGFQRYTQIQHWLEKTLGVQAEYATVHHLARYRLKAKLKVPRPRNRKQDEEKLESFKKNSVMTCN, from the coding sequence ATGGTAGGGGTAACACAGATCGAGATAGTTGATAGTGTCGAGGAACTAGAGAAGTTGCTCAGACATCAAAAACAGTCTCGGAGCAAAGAACGTATACAAGCCCTATATCTGATTAAAGGGCAAGAAATGAGTGTAAGTGAGATTGCTAAAATCTTGGGAAAACATCGAGCTACAGTACATCGATGGTTGGCAGATTATCGAGAAGGAGGAATTGAGGCGGTTGTTGAATTTGGAACGAGTTCAGGTCGAAAAAGAGCAATACCAGATTGGGCTGTATCGAGTTTGAAAAAACAACTCGAACAACCAGAAGGTGGGTTTCAACGGTACACACAAATACAACATTGGTTAGAAAAAACCTTGGGTGTGCAAGCTGAGTACGCAACTGTACATCATCTGGCACGTTACAGGCTCAAAGCCAAGCTGAAAGTCCCACGTCCGCGTAACCGAAAACAGGACGAAGAAAAACTAGAGTCTTTTAAAAAAAACTCGGTGATGACTTGCAATTAA
- a CDS encoding B12-binding domain-containing radical SAM protein → MKTLLLYPRFPKTFWSYDEFMKIAGLKASIPPLGIITVAAMLPTEWEIRFYDRNVSPETDADWQWCDIVILSAMIAQKEDFLAQIHKAAQLGKKVAVGGPYPTSIPEAALNAGANYLILDEGEITVPQFLEAIAQNQEQGIFRASEKPDVTQSPMPRFDLLKRDKYFMMAVQFSRGCPFNCEFCDIINLYGRKPRTKEPSQTLAELQTLYDLGWRGSIFMVDDNFIGNQRNVKRLLRELIPWMKERNYPFTFWTEASVNLAEDAELLDLMAQAGFYAVFLGIETPDQDSLQVTRKYQNTRNPLVEACQKIHQAGLLIYAGFIIGFDGERSGAGERIQAFVEQTSIAQPMLGILQAVPNTALWQRLKQEQRLLEGFGGEQVGDQNALMNFVPTRPMAEVAREYVKAMWTMYEPKNYLRRCFQQCLSITPNPYLQQTVYFPPGKGIRLVIQLLWRQGWQRRETRLQFWQQLWAILRTKPKFLNMYLGLCAAGEHFWQYRILARERITEQLGFDPMTMPNTVEQDLVTV, encoded by the coding sequence ATGAAAACACTGTTACTTTATCCCCGCTTTCCTAAAACTTTTTGGTCTTACGATGAATTTATGAAGATCGCAGGACTCAAGGCATCTATTCCACCCCTGGGTATTATTACTGTCGCTGCTATGCTACCGACAGAATGGGAAATTCGGTTTTATGATCGCAATGTTAGTCCAGAAACAGATGCTGATTGGCAATGGTGTGATATTGTGATTCTTTCTGCAATGATTGCCCAAAAAGAAGATTTTCTTGCCCAGATTCACAAAGCAGCACAGCTAGGGAAAAAAGTAGCAGTAGGTGGGCCTTATCCGACTTCAATACCAGAAGCTGCCCTCAATGCAGGAGCCAACTACCTGATTTTAGACGAAGGCGAGATTACAGTTCCGCAATTTTTAGAAGCGATCGCTCAAAATCAAGAGCAAGGTATCTTCCGCGCCAGTGAAAAACCAGATGTAACTCAAAGTCCAATGCCTCGGTTTGACTTACTCAAGCGAGATAAATACTTTATGATGGCGGTACAGTTTTCTCGGGGTTGCCCTTTTAACTGCGAATTCTGTGACATTATCAATCTCTATGGTCGCAAACCCCGTACCAAAGAACCAAGTCAAACTCTAGCAGAACTCCAAACCCTCTACGACTTAGGTTGGCGTGGGTCAATCTTTATGGTGGATGACAACTTTATTGGCAATCAGCGCAATGTTAAACGCCTGCTACGAGAGTTAATTCCTTGGATGAAGGAACGCAATTATCCCTTTACTTTTTGGACTGAAGCTTCTGTCAATCTCGCAGAAGATGCAGAGTTATTGGACTTAATGGCTCAAGCTGGATTCTACGCAGTTTTTCTTGGTATAGAAACCCCCGATCAAGACAGTCTGCAAGTGACTCGCAAGTATCAGAATACCCGCAATCCCTTAGTAGAAGCCTGTCAGAAAATCCATCAAGCTGGATTACTTATTTATGCAGGATTTATCATTGGCTTCGATGGCGAACGCAGTGGTGCAGGTGAGCGAATTCAAGCCTTTGTAGAACAAACTAGCATTGCTCAACCCATGCTAGGAATTTTACAAGCTGTCCCTAACACAGCGCTGTGGCAAAGACTAAAACAGGAACAGCGATTATTAGAAGGTTTTGGTGGTGAACAGGTGGGAGATCAAAATGCCTTAATGAACTTTGTCCCGACTCGCCCAATGGCTGAAGTTGCCAGAGAATATGTAAAGGCAATGTGGACAATGTACGAACCCAAAAACTATCTGCGACGTTGTTTTCAACAATGCCTCAGCATTACACCCAATCCTTACCTCCAGCAAACAGTGTATTTCCCTCCTGGAAAAGGAATCAGGCTAGTCATCCAGTTACTTTGGCGTCAAGGCTGGCAACGCCGGGAAACTCGTCTTCAGTTTTGGCAACAACTGTGGGCGATTCTTCGCACTAAGCCCAAATTCCTGAATATGTATTTGGGTTTATGTGCTGCTGGTGAACATTTTTGGCAATATCGGATTTTAGCTAGAGAGCGGATTACTGAGCAGTTAGGATTTGATCCAATGACTATGCCTAATACTGTGGAACAAGATTTAGTCACAGTTTAA
- a CDS encoding IS630 family transposase → MQLIAQYSAIILPQYENIRYFVQDESRFGLKTIEGRKITLPGVKPIGDWQWQFKAFWLYGAVEPLTGESLFWQFSHVDTECYQQFLNEFAACYPKSLNILQVDNGLFHKAKRLQIPENIVLLFQPAHSPELNPIERVWEYLKQDLKWELFDHLEHLQTKVAQLLALLTPQIAASLTGYDFILNALSVANIF, encoded by the coding sequence TTGCAATTAATTGCTCAATACAGTGCCATTATCTTGCCCCAGTACGAAAATATTCGTTATTTTGTACAAGATGAGAGTCGATTTGGACTCAAAACCATTGAAGGACGTAAAATTACTCTTCCCGGAGTTAAGCCTATTGGTGATTGGCAGTGGCAATTTAAAGCGTTCTGGCTATATGGAGCAGTTGAACCACTTACTGGGGAAAGTTTATTTTGGCAGTTTTCTCATGTTGATACCGAATGCTACCAACAATTTTTGAACGAGTTCGCTGCCTGTTATCCCAAATCACTTAACATTCTCCAAGTTGATAACGGCTTATTTCATAAAGCTAAACGTTTACAAATTCCAGAGAATATTGTTCTTTTGTTCCAGCCTGCTCATTCTCCTGAACTGAATCCCATAGAGCGCGTTTGGGAATATCTCAAGCAAGACTTGAAATGGGAGCTATTTGATCACCTGGAGCATCTGCAAACCAAGGTTGCTCAACTCCTAGCTCTCCTCACTCCTCAAATTGCTGCTTCTTTGACTGGTTATGACTTCATCCTCAATGCCTTATCTGTCGCAAACATTTTTTGA
- a CDS encoding phosphate-starvation-inducible PsiE family protein, whose protein sequence is MPKRLITGLNSWFQRDKIVANLEVFQDFIVISLCLGLFCVMLIRLGDMFFSLLHPLDLRQVTSDILFILILVELFRLLIDYIQQQQISVVAAVEITIVSALREVILRGVLEIPRDQIIGISIFLVVLGVILIAIPWMSHFFEHIKINQPEATEISTQLLTDDSLSSN, encoded by the coding sequence ATGCCCAAACGCCTGATCACAGGGTTAAATTCTTGGTTCCAGCGAGATAAAATTGTAGCTAACTTAGAGGTTTTTCAAGACTTTATTGTCATCTCGCTTTGTCTTGGTTTATTTTGTGTAATGCTGATCAGATTGGGAGATATGTTTTTCTCTCTTTTGCATCCATTAGATTTACGGCAAGTCACATCTGATATTCTGTTTATTTTGATTCTGGTAGAATTATTTCGCCTGTTAATTGATTACATACAACAACAGCAAATCTCTGTAGTAGCGGCAGTGGAAATTACAATTGTTTCTGCTTTACGAGAAGTGATTTTACGTGGTGTACTGGAAATTCCTCGCGACCAAATTATTGGAATATCTATATTTTTAGTAGTTTTAGGAGTAATTCTCATTGCTATTCCTTGGATGTCTCACTTTTTTGAACACATTAAAATTAATCAACCCGAAGCAACAGAAATAAGTACTCAATTATTGACTGACGATTCTCTTTCCTCTAATTAA
- the treY gene encoding malto-oligosyltrehalose synthase encodes MQIPIATYRIQFTPSFGFEQAKAIASYLSELGISNLYASPILTARKGSTHGYDTVNPNEINPELGGKEKFAELIAELNHHHIGWVQDIVPNHMAFDSQNHMLVDVLENGSDSQYRGFFDINWHHHYPENQGKVLAPFLGKFCGDCLESGELQLQYEENGLTINYYSLKFPIRIESYSQVFTYDLGRIRDKLGRDHPNFMKLLSVLYMLKYIPSGEEGRERYDQIVIIKRMLWELWNDSHEVKEFIEENIRIFNGEFGKPESFNLLENLLAEQFFRLAYWKVGNEELNYRRFFTVNDLISLKIEDEQVFETTHSCILKLVQEGTINGLRIDHIDGLYDPAQYLNRLREHAPEVYLVVEKILEPHEELPINWPIQGTTGYDFLNQVNGIFCQQSTAAEFDTIYQRFLGRKVSCEELIDQNKRLIISKHLAGDIDNLAHLLKQISGRYRYASDFTMYGLKAALVEILALFPVYRTYINSAGASKADREYIQQVMTQAKKNIPNFLNELNFIEKFLILDIDEHLSQEDQEQWLHFLMRLQQFTGPLMAKGVEDTVLYVYNRLISLNEVGSHPTHFGISLEDFHIFNQQRSSQWPHAMNATSTHDTKRGEDMRARINVLSEIPQEWENHLKEWREINASHKETVNGQDVPTPNDEYFFYQSLIGAFPYKDEEYPGFVERMQQYIIKAIREAKVHTAWLKPDTAYENAFTNFADRVLKDPQNNPFLEAFRPFQRKIQHYGILNSLSQTLVKATAPGLPDFYQGSELWDLSMVDPDNRRPVDFEIRQKYLQDIKTKAAQDISGLITQLLQTPEDGRVKLFLTYKLLQARQEHLDVFQKGTYVKLSVAGSLKSHIVTFARELPDKRIIAIAPRFLTSLVKEGEYPLGEQVWHETRIVPPAGSSDVWYDAITGQQVQGEDTLWLREILQQFPVALLVNQAEAPQETES; translated from the coding sequence ATGCAAATACCTATAGCAACATACCGGATACAATTCACTCCTAGTTTTGGTTTTGAACAAGCCAAAGCGATCGCTTCTTACCTATCAGAGTTAGGAATTTCAAATTTATATGCCTCCCCAATTTTAACAGCGAGAAAAGGCAGCACCCACGGTTACGATACAGTTAACCCGAATGAAATTAATCCAGAATTGGGTGGAAAAGAAAAATTTGCAGAATTAATTGCAGAACTCAACCACCATCATATTGGCTGGGTGCAAGATATTGTCCCTAACCACATGGCATTTGATAGTCAAAACCACATGCTGGTAGATGTTCTCGAAAACGGTTCTGACTCTCAATATCGAGGCTTTTTTGATATTAATTGGCATCATCATTATCCCGAAAATCAAGGCAAAGTACTTGCACCTTTTTTAGGTAAATTTTGTGGCGATTGCTTAGAAAGTGGTGAATTACAACTCCAATATGAAGAAAATGGTTTAACTATTAATTACTACTCACTAAAATTCCCCATCCGCATCGAATCTTACTCTCAAGTTTTTACTTATGATTTGGGACGTATACGCGATAAATTAGGTAGAGATCATCCCAATTTCATGAAACTTCTGAGTGTTCTCTATATGTTGAAATATATTCCATCAGGAGAGGAAGGCAGAGAACGCTACGACCAAATAGTGATTATCAAACGCATGTTATGGGAACTCTGGAATGATAGTCATGAAGTCAAGGAATTTATAGAAGAAAATATTCGTATCTTCAATGGTGAATTTGGAAAACCGGAAAGTTTTAATCTCTTAGAGAACTTACTCGCTGAACAATTTTTCCGCCTCGCTTACTGGAAAGTTGGCAATGAAGAACTCAATTACAGACGTTTTTTTACTGTTAATGATCTAATTTCGCTCAAAATCGAAGACGAACAAGTTTTTGAAACAACACATTCCTGTATCTTGAAATTAGTTCAAGAGGGAACAATTAACGGATTAAGAATCGACCATATTGATGGTCTTTATGACCCAGCCCAATATCTCAATCGACTACGTGAACATGCCCCTGAAGTTTACCTAGTTGTGGAAAAAATTCTTGAACCTCATGAAGAATTGCCAATTAACTGGCCAATTCAAGGCACAACAGGTTATGACTTTCTCAATCAAGTCAATGGTATTTTCTGCCAACAATCAACAGCAGCTGAATTTGATACTATTTATCAGCGTTTTTTGGGCAGAAAAGTTTCTTGTGAAGAATTAATTGACCAAAACAAAAGGTTGATTATTAGTAAACACTTAGCAGGAGATATTGATAATTTAGCCCACTTACTCAAGCAAATTTCCGGTCGCTATCGCTATGCTAGCGACTTTACTATGTATGGCTTAAAAGCTGCTTTAGTAGAAATTTTGGCGCTGTTTCCTGTTTATCGCACCTATATTAATAGCGCCGGGGCTAGCAAAGCAGACCGGGAGTATATTCAGCAAGTGATGACGCAAGCTAAAAAGAATATTCCCAACTTCCTTAATGAATTAAACTTTATTGAAAAGTTTCTCATCCTAGACATTGACGAACACCTCTCCCAAGAAGATCAGGAACAATGGTTGCATTTCTTGATGCGGTTGCAACAATTTACCGGTCCATTGATGGCGAAAGGTGTAGAAGATACAGTTTTGTATGTCTACAATCGCCTGATCTCCTTAAATGAAGTTGGTTCTCATCCCACACATTTTGGTATTTCTCTAGAAGATTTCCATATCTTTAATCAACAGCGTTCTTCTCAATGGCCCCATGCCATGAATGCTACTTCTACCCACGATACTAAACGTGGTGAAGACATGCGCGCGCGTATTAATGTTTTGTCGGAAATTCCCCAAGAGTGGGAAAATCATCTCAAAGAATGGCGGGAAATCAATGCTTCCCACAAAGAAACTGTAAATGGACAGGATGTACCAACTCCCAACGATGAGTACTTTTTCTACCAATCGTTAATCGGGGCTTTTCCTTATAAAGACGAAGAGTATCCTGGCTTTGTAGAACGGATGCAGCAATATATTATTAAGGCAATTCGTGAGGCAAAAGTCCACACAGCCTGGCTTAAACCAGATACAGCTTATGAAAATGCCTTCACTAATTTTGCCGATCGCGTCTTGAAAGACCCCCAGAATAACCCATTTCTTGAAGCTTTCCGTCCCTTCCAGCGCAAAATCCAACACTACGGCATTTTAAATTCTCTCTCTCAAACATTAGTGAAAGCTACTGCCCCGGGTTTGCCAGATTTTTATCAAGGATCGGAACTTTGGGATTTGAGTATGGTAGATCCAGATAACCGTCGTCCGGTGGATTTTGAAATCCGGCAAAAATATTTGCAAGACATTAAAACTAAAGCAGCACAAGATATCTCAGGCTTAATCACACAACTGCTGCAAACCCCGGAAGATGGACGAGTGAAGCTATTCCTGACTTATAAACTTTTGCAAGCAAGGCAAGAACACTTAGATGTATTCCAAAAGGGAACCTATGTCAAATTGTCAGTTGCAGGTAGTTTAAAAAGTCATATTGTCACATTTGCTAGAGAATTACCAGATAAGAGAATAATTGCGATCGCTCCTCGTTTTCTCACCTCCCTGGTTAAAGAAGGCGAGTATCCCTTAGGTGAACAAGTTTGGCACGAAACCCGCATTGTTCCCCCGGCTGGTTCCTCTGATGTTTGGTATGACGCCATCACCGGACAGCAAGTGCAAGGTGAGGATACCCTCTGGCTACGGGAAATTTTGCAACAGTTTCCCGTAGCATTGTTGGTTAATCAAGCAGAAGCACCACAAGAAACAGAGAGCTAA
- the nifX gene encoding nitrogen fixation protein NifX: protein MKIAFATSDRVHVNAHFGWAQEADIYEISDAGYKFIETLKFAGSSNKDKDAESEDKTASKIEALADCKIVYVASIGGIPAAKLIKRGIMPVKPQSDEEEIISILNKLVQTLKGNPPPWLRKAIQKS from the coding sequence ATGAAAATAGCCTTCGCAACCAGTGATAGAGTCCATGTTAATGCTCACTTTGGATGGGCGCAAGAAGCAGATATTTATGAAATCTCAGATGCTGGTTATAAATTTATAGAAACTCTCAAGTTTGCTGGTAGTTCTAATAAAGATAAAGATGCTGAAAGTGAAGATAAAACAGCATCCAAGATTGAGGCATTAGCTGACTGTAAGATTGTCTATGTGGCATCAATTGGTGGTATTCCTGCTGCAAAGTTAATTAAAAGAGGTATTATGCCAGTAAAGCCACAATCAGATGAAGAAGAAATTATCAGTATTCTGAATAAATTAGTGCAAACTCTCAAAGGCAATCCTCCACCTTGGTTACGTAAAGCTATACAAAAAAGTTAG
- the treZ gene encoding malto-oligosyltrehalose trehalohydrolase produces the protein MHIGSQYLGDRTCNFTLWAPLVGEVAVHLVAPEEKIIPLQKDERGYWHGTVNNVEPGCLYFYQLDRQKDTADPASRFQPEGVHGASQVIDHSSFTWNDSKWRGIPLEQMVIYELHVATFTSEGTFEAIIPRVPELLELGVNAIEIMPVAQFPGDRNWGYDGTFPYAVQNSYGGVDGLKKLVDACHQQGMAVILDVVYNHLGPEGNYLWGFGTYFTDHYKTLWGSAVNFDGPYSDGVRNYFIQNALYWLETFHIDALRLDAVHAIYDFGAKHILAEIAAAVAQLSQQGYKRYLIAESDLNDPRIIRPLQVGGYGIDAQWSDDFHHALHTVLTGENQGYYKDFGQLEQLAKAYRHSFVYAWDYSPHRHRYHGNDASDCLSQQFVVCSQNHDQVGNRMMGDRLTSLISFEGLKLTAAAVLLSPYVPLLFMGEEYGETAPFLYFVSHSDPDLIKGVREGRKAEFAAFFEIYGQEAPDPQAVETMERSRLNWEKRHEGKNRMLWLFYQKLLKLRRTIPALANLDRNNLEASVIAPEKVLQLRRWCDGNQVLCWLNFSPEVVKIKANILTGTWKKQLDSADPAWGGDNSLLPEILNTESQSTFALHPESVVVYCQ, from the coding sequence ATGCATATCGGTTCTCAATATTTAGGCGATCGCACTTGCAATTTTACTCTCTGGGCGCCTTTAGTTGGCGAGGTTGCTGTTCACCTTGTCGCCCCAGAAGAAAAAATTATCCCCCTCCAAAAGGATGAACGAGGTTATTGGCACGGAACCGTCAATAACGTTGAGCCTGGTTGTCTCTATTTTTACCAGTTGGATAGGCAAAAAGACACAGCCGATCCCGCTTCTCGTTTTCAACCGGAAGGGGTTCACGGGGCTTCACAAGTGATTGACCACAGTAGCTTTACTTGGAATGACAGCAAATGGCGAGGAATTCCCTTAGAGCAAATGGTCATCTACGAATTGCATGTAGCCACTTTTACTTCAGAAGGGACATTTGAAGCAATAATTCCTCGGGTTCCCGAATTGCTAGAGTTAGGTGTGAATGCCATTGAAATCATGCCTGTTGCCCAATTTCCAGGCGATCGCAACTGGGGTTACGACGGTACTTTTCCCTACGCGGTGCAAAATTCCTATGGTGGGGTTGATGGTTTAAAGAAATTGGTTGACGCCTGCCATCAGCAAGGTATGGCTGTAATTTTAGATGTTGTATACAACCATCTTGGCCCAGAAGGAAACTATCTTTGGGGGTTTGGTACTTATTTTACAGACCATTACAAAACTCTTTGGGGCAGTGCGGTTAATTTTGACGGTCCTTACAGCGATGGTGTACGCAATTACTTTATCCAAAATGCCCTTTACTGGTTAGAAACTTTCCATATCGACGCTTTGCGTCTTGATGCAGTTCACGCGATTTATGATTTTGGTGCTAAGCATATTTTGGCAGAGATTGCCGCAGCAGTCGCCCAACTTTCGCAACAAGGATATAAACGCTACCTGATTGCCGAAAGTGATTTGAATGATCCCCGCATTATCCGTCCTCTCCAGGTAGGTGGCTACGGAATTGACGCTCAGTGGAGTGATGATTTTCACCATGCTTTACATACTGTACTGACAGGAGAAAATCAAGGATATTACAAAGATTTTGGTCAACTAGAACAGCTTGCCAAAGCCTACCGCCACAGCTTTGTCTACGCCTGGGATTACTCCCCCCATCGCCATCGCTACCACGGAAATGATGCCAGTGATTGTCTGTCTCAACAATTTGTAGTCTGTTCTCAAAATCACGATCAGGTAGGTAACAGGATGATGGGCGATCGCCTTACCTCCCTAATCTCCTTTGAGGGGTTAAAATTAACTGCGGCAGCTGTTCTGCTATCCCCCTATGTTCCCTTGTTGTTTATGGGTGAAGAATATGGCGAGACTGCTCCTTTTCTCTATTTTGTGAGTCATAGCGACCCTGACCTGATCAAGGGGGTAAGGGAAGGTAGAAAAGCAGAATTTGCTGCTTTTTTTGAGATTTATGGTCAAGAAGCACCAGATCCGCAAGCAGTAGAGACAATGGAGCGATCGCGCCTCAATTGGGAAAAGCGTCATGAGGGCAAAAACCGGATGTTATGGTTGTTTTATCAAAAGTTACTCAAACTACGCAGAACCATTCCTGCACTTGCTAACTTAGATCGCAACAACTTAGAAGCGTCGGTAATAGCACCAGAAAAGGTTTTACAGCTGCGACGGTGGTGTGATGGTAATCAAGTGTTATGCTGGCTGAACTTTAGCCCAGAAGTTGTTAAAATTAAAGCAAATATACTTACTGGAACCTGGAAAAAACAACTCGACTCGGCTGACCCCGCTTGGGGTGGTGATAATTCCCTATTACCCGAAATACTAAACACTGAATCCCAGTCAACATTTGCACTTCATCCTGAGAGTGTAGTTGTTTACTGTCAATAG
- the glgX gene encoding glycogen debranching protein GlgX: MYFSLWPGRPYPLGATWDGKGTNFALFSEHATGVELCLFDQKGRETRLELKEVTNFTWHGYVPGIGPGQRYGFRVHGPFAPEEGHRFNPHKLLIDPYAKAIDGDVRFGEEIFGYRWGDPNQDLGFSDLDDAHLVPKSVVVDQSFDWEGDELLQTPWHETIIYETHVKGFTKLHPEIPPKLRGTYAGLAHPAAISHLQSLGVTAVELMPIHHFLAYPGHLVDKGLKNYWGYDSLSYLAPYSGYSASGSLGQQLREFKQMVKALHNAGIEVILDVVYNHTGEGNHLGPTLGLRGIDNAAYYRLVDGNYRYYMDFTGCGNSLNVRHPQVLKLIMDSLRYWVLECHIDGFRFDLASALARELYAVDRLAAFFDIIHQDPVIADVKLIAEPWDVGEGGYQVGEFPLLWSEWNGRYRDTVREFWRGVDSRMAEFAYRFTGSSDLYQFNGRNPSASINFITAHDGFTLYDLVSYNEKHNEANGEDNRDGESHNRSWNCGVEGETDNLEVLRLRRKQLRNFLATLFLSQGVPMLVMGDEMGRSQRGNNNPYCQDNEISWLDWDLQEENEALLDFTRQLIDLRRRHPVFRRRKWFQGRAIHGSGVHDILWFNPDGGEMTEEQWNDGFTKAIGIFLNGEEIATPGPRGERIIDESFLLFFNAHYEMVEFQIPHRLQDWEWLTIIDTTKPRFVQRGKRYIEDKPVQVEARSLVMLQRMGKVSRDDED, encoded by the coding sequence ATGTACTTCTCACTCTGGCCTGGTAGACCATATCCTTTGGGAGCAACCTGGGATGGTAAGGGTACAAACTTTGCTCTTTTTTCTGAACATGCTACAGGAGTGGAATTGTGTCTGTTCGATCAAAAAGGGCGAGAAACTCGACTAGAACTTAAAGAAGTCACAAACTTTACTTGGCATGGTTATGTCCCTGGTATTGGCCCTGGTCAAAGGTACGGTTTTAGAGTACACGGCCCTTTTGCTCCTGAAGAAGGACATCGCTTTAATCCCCACAAACTACTAATTGATCCCTATGCCAAGGCAATTGATGGCGATGTTCGTTTTGGTGAAGAAATTTTTGGTTATCGTTGGGGTGATCCAAATCAAGACTTGGGATTTTCTGACCTTGATGACGCTCATTTAGTTCCCAAATCAGTTGTTGTGGATCAGTCTTTTGATTGGGAAGGAGACGAGTTACTGCAAACTCCTTGGCATGAGACGATTATTTATGAAACTCATGTCAAGGGATTTACGAAGCTACACCCAGAAATTCCCCCTAAGCTACGTGGAACTTACGCTGGACTCGCCCATCCGGCAGCGATTTCTCATTTGCAATCTTTGGGTGTGACGGCAGTGGAATTAATGCCGATTCATCATTTTCTCGCCTATCCTGGACATTTGGTAGACAAAGGTTTAAAAAATTACTGGGGCTACGATTCTCTTTCCTACCTGGCTCCCTACTCTGGTTATAGTGCCAGTGGTTCTCTAGGGCAGCAGTTGAGAGAGTTTAAGCAGATGGTGAAGGCATTACACAATGCTGGCATAGAGGTGATCTTAGATGTGGTTTACAACCACACAGGTGAAGGTAATCATCTTGGGCCGACTCTTGGACTACGTGGTATTGACAACGCTGCTTACTACCGCCTAGTTGATGGCAATTATCGTTACTACATGGATTTTACTGGTTGCGGTAATTCTCTCAACGTCCGCCATCCCCAAGTGCTGAAATTAATTATGGATAGTCTACGTTATTGGGTGTTGGAATGCCATATTGATGGTTTTCGTTTTGACTTAGCATCGGCGTTAGCTAGGGAATTATACGCAGTTGATCGTCTGGCAGCATTCTTTGATATCATTCACCAAGATCCAGTGATAGCAGATGTGAAATTAATTGCTGAACCTTGGGATGTAGGTGAAGGAGGCTACCAAGTAGGCGAATTTCCACTGTTGTGGTCAGAGTGGAATGGTAGGTATCGCGATACAGTGCGGGAGTTTTGGCGTGGGGTAGACAGCCGCATGGCAGAGTTTGCTTATCGGTTTACAGGCAGTTCTGATTTGTATCAGTTTAACGGTCGCAATCCTAGTGCCAGCATCAACTTTATCACCGCTCACGATGGTTTTACTCTTTACGACTTAGTGAGTTACAACGAAAAGCACAACGAAGCTAATGGTGAAGATAACCGAGACGGAGAAAGTCACAACCGTTCGTGGAATTGTGGTGTGGAAGGTGAAACAGATAACCTAGAAGTTTTGCGTCTGCGGAGAAAACAACTGCGGAACTTTTTGGCAACACTGTTTCTTTCCCAAGGTGTACCCATGTTGGTAATGGGTGACGAAATGGGACGATCGCAACGCGGTAACAACAACCCCTACTGTCAAGATAACGAAATTTCCTGGCTCGACTGGGACCTACAAGAAGAAAATGAAGCACTGTTAGATTTCACCCGCCAATTAATTGACTTACGTCGCAGACATCCTGTGTTCCGCAGACGTAAATGGTTCCAAGGGCGTGCTATTCATGGTTCTGGTGTACATGATATCTTATGGTTTAATCCCGACGGCGGCGAAATGACAGAGGAACAATGGAATGATGGTTTTACCAAAGCGATCGGCATTTTCCTCAATGGCGAAGAAATAGCCACACCAGGGCCAAGGGGTGAACGTATCATTGATGAAAGCTTTTTATTATTCTTCAACGCCCACTACGAAATGGTGGAATTTCAAATTCCCCATAGACTACAAGATTGGGAATGGCTGACTATTATTGATACTACCAAACCCCGTTTTGTGCAACGCGGTAAACGTTACATCGAAGATAAACCTGTACAAGTAGAAGCGCGATCACTTGTTATGTTGCAACGTATGGGCAAAGTTTCTCGTGATGACGAGGATTAA